The following coding sequences are from one Halorubrum sp. BOL3-1 window:
- a CDS encoding Hsp20/alpha crystallin family protein produces the protein MSHRQTQSTGDGALLRRYEYDDSWIVAADLGVGDETVAIDTVGGTAIVVVEGPDGPVESEFELPGTAASTAVNNGVLTVEGER, from the coding sequence ATGAGCCACAGACAGACCCAATCGACCGGCGACGGCGCGCTGTTGCGCCGGTACGAGTACGACGACAGTTGGATCGTCGCCGCCGACTTGGGCGTCGGCGACGAGACCGTCGCGATCGACACCGTCGGCGGGACGGCGATCGTCGTCGTCGAGGGACCGGACGGACCGGTCGAGTCGGAGTTCGAGCTGCCCGGAACGGCGGCATCCACGGCCGTGAACAACGGTGTGCTCACCGTGGAGGGCGAGCGATGA
- a CDS encoding AarF/ABC1/UbiB kinase family protein, producing MVTLVNLRAYWRFVVVLRQFSPLIVAYWRDSRRYFLFGGSREVDAETQRERAAILLDILLTLGPTFIKLGQILSTRPDILPPAYIEVLEGLQDDVPPAPWAESRVVLEDEFGPVDETFDEFDRDPISGASLGQVYTATYEGDDVAVKVRRPGIESLVEADLRTIRWSIPLIKRFTGAGRAFSLENLADEFDKTIHEEMDYARERTMLEEIRGNFADEDRIRIPETYESVSGPRVLTMEYIPGTKISEVDALDEAGHDRTAIAETLQEVYLQMIIEDGVFHADPHPGNLAVADDGAVIFYDFGMAGRVDPFVQEKIVEFYVAVARQDIDAILDTLVSMGTLSPEADREVMGNVMELAIADASGEDIEQYQVNQIIEQVESTIYEFPLRLPPNLALVLRVATVVEGVCVTLDPEFDFISTATDYLREEGYYEQTARDLAEDAGRQVQKTTEALFTVPPKADEFLDRANRDDLTVNVVLEDDTGVLEKLAMRIAYSVLLAVGVLSATILYSFTQQWRITLAILAVSAPLAIALYRSFRDKSGLRATPQFTRQGMKKRRED from the coding sequence GTGGTCACGCTGGTCAACCTTCGCGCCTACTGGCGGTTCGTCGTCGTCCTGCGGCAGTTCTCGCCGCTCATCGTCGCCTACTGGCGTGACAGCCGGCGCTACTTCCTGTTCGGCGGGAGCCGCGAGGTCGACGCCGAGACGCAGCGCGAGCGCGCCGCGATACTGCTCGACATCCTGCTCACGCTCGGCCCGACGTTCATCAAGCTCGGACAGATTCTCTCGACGCGCCCCGACATCCTCCCACCGGCGTACATCGAGGTCTTGGAGGGACTCCAAGACGACGTCCCGCCGGCGCCGTGGGCGGAGTCCCGGGTCGTCCTCGAAGACGAGTTCGGCCCGGTCGACGAGACGTTCGACGAGTTCGACCGCGACCCGATAAGCGGCGCGAGCCTCGGCCAGGTGTACACGGCGACCTACGAGGGCGACGACGTCGCCGTGAAGGTCCGACGGCCCGGGATCGAGTCGCTCGTCGAGGCCGACCTCCGGACGATCCGCTGGTCGATCCCGCTCATCAAGCGGTTCACCGGCGCCGGCCGAGCGTTCTCCCTGGAGAACCTCGCAGACGAGTTCGACAAGACGATCCACGAGGAGATGGACTACGCCCGCGAGCGGACGATGCTCGAAGAGATCCGCGGCAACTTCGCCGACGAAGACCGGATCCGGATCCCGGAGACGTACGAGTCCGTCTCGGGGCCCCGAGTACTCACGATGGAGTACATCCCGGGCACGAAGATCAGCGAGGTCGACGCGCTCGATGAGGCGGGACACGACCGTACCGCCATCGCGGAGACGCTACAAGAGGTGTACCTCCAGATGATCATCGAGGACGGCGTGTTCCACGCCGACCCGCATCCGGGAAACCTCGCGGTCGCGGACGACGGTGCCGTGATCTTCTACGACTTCGGGATGGCGGGCCGGGTCGACCCGTTCGTCCAAGAGAAGATAGTCGAGTTCTACGTCGCGGTCGCCAGACAGGACATCGACGCAATCCTCGACACGCTGGTCTCGATGGGGACGCTCTCGCCGGAGGCCGACCGCGAGGTGATGGGCAACGTGATGGAACTCGCCATCGCCGACGCCAGCGGCGAGGACATCGAACAGTACCAGGTGAACCAGATCATCGAGCAGGTGGAGTCGACCATCTACGAGTTTCCGCTGCGGCTCCCGCCGAACCTCGCGCTCGTCCTCCGGGTCGCCACCGTCGTCGAGGGGGTCTGCGTCACGCTCGACCCAGAGTTCGACTTCATCTCGACGGCGACCGACTACCTCCGCGAGGAGGGGTACTACGAGCAGACCGCCCGCGACCTCGCGGAAGACGCCGGCAGACAGGTCCAGAAGACCACCGAGGCGCTGTTCACGGTCCCGCCGAAGGCCGACGAGTTCCTCGACCGCGCCAACCGCGACGACCTCACGGTCAACGTCGTGCTGGAGGACGATACCGGCGTCTTAGAGAAGCTGGCGATGCGGATCGCCTACTCGGTGCTGCTCGCGGTCGGCGTCCTCTCGGCGACGATCCTCTACTCGTTCACGCAGCAGTGGCGGATCACCTTGGCCATCCTCGCTGTGTCCGCGCCGCTCGCGATCGCCTTGTATCGGTCGTTCCGCGACAAGAGCGGGCTCCGGGCCACGCCGCAGTTCACCAGACAGGGCATGAAAAAGCGACGCGAGGACTGA
- a CDS encoding CDC48 family AAA ATPase gives MKLTVKPLKQKDAGRRLAAIDRVAADELGLSGGDIIRVEGSDGAAIARVWPGYPEDDGTGVIRIDGRLRQEADVGIDDRVTVEDVDVSRADAVTIAFPSQLRVRGQIAPFIRDKLSGQPVTEGQTIRTSLGFGLMGGQSQAVPMKVAETSPGGTVVITDETEISISEISAEEIADRGDAAGGTGEGPDITYEDIGGLDGELEQVREMIELPMRHPELFKRLGIDPPKGVLLHGPPGTGKTLMAKAVANEIDASFHTISGPEIMSKYYGESEEQLREVFEEASEESPAIIFMDELDSIAPKREEAGGDVERRVVAQLLSLMDGLEDRGEVVVIGATNRVDAIDQALRRGGRFDREIEVGVPDRDGRKEILQVHTRNMPLTDGIDLDEYAENTHGFVGADLESLAKESAMHALRRIRPQIDLESDEIDADVLNEIQVTEADFREAMKGIEPSALREVFVEVPDTTWDNVGGLNDTKERLRETIQWPLEYPEVFEELDMQAAKGVLLYGPPGTGKTLLAKAVASESESNFISIKGPELLNKYVGESEKGVREVFSKARENAPTIVFFDEIDSIAAERGENSGNSGVGERVVSQLLTELDGLESLEDVVVIATTNRPDLIDSALLRPGRLDRHVHVPVPDEAARRRIFEVHTQNKPLADDIDLDALARKTEGYVGADIEAVAREASMNASREFVGSVTPEEVRESVGNVRVTMAHFEDALGEVSPSVTPETREQYEEMEKQFKRSDVDRTESEPAAFQ, from the coding sequence ATGAAGCTCACCGTCAAGCCGCTGAAACAGAAGGACGCCGGTCGCCGCCTCGCGGCGATCGACCGCGTCGCGGCCGACGAGTTAGGGCTCTCCGGCGGGGACATCATCCGCGTCGAGGGCTCGGACGGGGCCGCGATCGCCCGCGTCTGGCCCGGCTACCCAGAGGACGACGGGACGGGGGTGATCCGCATCGACGGCCGCCTCCGACAGGAGGCCGACGTGGGGATCGACGACCGCGTGACCGTCGAGGACGTCGATGTCTCGCGGGCGGACGCGGTCACGATCGCTTTCCCCAGCCAGCTGCGGGTGCGGGGACAGATCGCCCCGTTCATCCGCGACAAGCTCTCCGGACAGCCGGTGACCGAGGGACAGACGATCCGCACGTCGCTCGGCTTCGGGCTGATGGGCGGCCAGTCGCAGGCGGTCCCGATGAAGGTCGCCGAGACCAGCCCCGGCGGCACGGTCGTCATCACCGACGAGACGGAGATCAGCATCTCCGAGATCTCCGCCGAGGAGATCGCGGACCGCGGCGACGCCGCGGGCGGGACCGGCGAGGGGCCGGACATCACCTACGAGGACATCGGCGGTCTCGACGGCGAGCTCGAACAGGTCCGCGAGATGATCGAGCTGCCGATGCGGCACCCGGAGCTGTTCAAGCGCCTCGGTATCGACCCGCCGAAGGGCGTCCTGCTTCACGGCCCGCCGGGCACGGGGAAGACGCTGATGGCGAAGGCCGTCGCCAACGAGATCGACGCGAGCTTCCACACGATCTCCGGGCCGGAGATCATGTCGAAGTACTACGGCGAGAGCGAAGAGCAGCTCCGCGAGGTGTTCGAGGAGGCGTCCGAGGAGTCGCCCGCCATCATCTTCATGGACGAGCTGGACTCCATCGCGCCGAAACGGGAGGAGGCAGGCGGCGATGTCGAACGACGCGTCGTGGCCCAGCTCCTCTCGCTGATGGACGGGCTGGAAGACCGCGGCGAGGTCGTCGTCATCGGGGCGACGAACCGCGTCGACGCCATCGACCAGGCGCTCCGTCGGGGCGGCCGCTTCGACCGCGAGATCGAGGTCGGCGTCCCCGACCGCGACGGCCGCAAGGAGATCCTCCAGGTCCACACCCGGAACATGCCGCTGACCGACGGGATCGACTTGGACGAGTACGCCGAGAACACGCACGGCTTCGTCGGGGCCGACCTGGAGTCGCTCGCGAAGGAGTCCGCGATGCACGCGCTGCGACGCATCCGCCCGCAGATCGACCTCGAGAGCGACGAGATCGACGCCGACGTGCTCAACGAGATCCAGGTGACCGAGGCGGACTTTAGAGAGGCGATGAAGGGGATCGAACCCTCCGCGCTGCGGGAGGTGTTCGTCGAGGTCCCCGACACCACCTGGGACAACGTCGGCGGTCTCAACGACACCAAAGAGCGGCTCCGCGAGACGATCCAGTGGCCGCTGGAGTACCCCGAGGTGTTCGAGGAGCTCGACATGCAGGCCGCGAAGGGCGTCCTGCTGTACGGCCCGCCGGGTACGGGGAAGACCCTGCTCGCGAAGGCCGTCGCCAGCGAGAGCGAGTCGAACTTCATTTCGATCAAGGGACCGGAGCTGCTGAACAAGTACGTGGGCGAGTCCGAGAAGGGCGTCCGCGAGGTGTTCAGCAAGGCCCGCGAGAACGCGCCGACGATCGTGTTCTTCGACGAGATCGACTCGATCGCGGCCGAGCGCGGCGAGAACTCCGGCAACTCCGGCGTCGGAGAACGCGTGGTCTCACAGCTGCTGACAGAGCTTGACGGCCTCGAATCGCTCGAAGACGTCGTCGTCATCGCGACGACGAACCGCCCGGACCTCATCGACTCGGCACTGTTGCGCCCCGGGCGCCTGGACCGGCACGTCCACGTGCCCGTCCCCGACGAGGCGGCCCGACGCCGGATCTTCGAGGTCCACACGCAAAACAAGCCGCTGGCCGACGACATCGACCTCGACGCCCTTGCCCGGAAGACCGAGGGTTACGTGGGCGCCGACATCGAGGCGGTCGCCCGCGAGGCGTCGATGAACGCCTCCCGGGAGTTTGTCGGTAGCGTCACGCCCGAGGAGGTGAGAGAGTCCGTCGGTAACGTCCGCGTGACGATGGCACACTTCGAGGACGCCTTGGGTGAGGTGAGCCCGAGCGTCACCCCCGAGACGCGGGAGCAATACGAGGAGATGGAAAAGCAATTCAAGCGGTCGGACGTGGACCGCACCGAAAGCGAGCCCGCCGCGTTCCAGTAG
- a CDS encoding FkbM family methyltransferase, with product MTGLPSLPYARVERLGFRTLYRLVDLTYALGVATPKRTVAGTYWSYEPTNPHGDDPGLAALDRLPGDAVVVDAGAHVGEHAVPLARGTDRRVVAFEPNGESADRLARNAERNEVGDRIDLRRAGLGDANATLTFYRSTFSKCSAFDRDSATRWGASVAGTESVPVRRLDDLVEGVGGPSPDGDDPLPPPDAVKVDVEGHEAAVLRGAAATIEAYRPLLVVEVHEAEPEGREAATAERDDPTERDGPVGLREWLAARGYAVEDAGDAWVCRPVEGADAED from the coding sequence ATGACCGGACTCCCGTCGCTACCGTACGCACGAGTCGAACGACTCGGCTTCCGGACGTTGTACCGACTCGTCGACCTGACGTACGCGCTCGGCGTCGCGACCCCGAAGCGGACGGTCGCCGGGACCTACTGGAGCTACGAGCCGACGAACCCCCACGGCGACGACCCCGGACTCGCCGCGCTCGACCGCCTCCCGGGCGACGCAGTGGTCGTCGATGCGGGCGCGCACGTCGGTGAACACGCGGTCCCGCTGGCGCGCGGGACCGACCGTCGGGTGGTCGCGTTCGAACCCAACGGCGAGAGCGCTGACCGGTTGGCGCGGAACGCCGAGCGGAACGAGGTCGGGGACCGGATCGATCTCAGACGGGCGGGGCTCGGAGACGCGAACGCGACGCTGACCTTCTACCGGTCGACGTTCTCGAAGTGCTCCGCGTTCGACCGCGACTCCGCGACCAGGTGGGGCGCGAGCGTCGCGGGCACGGAGTCGGTCCCGGTCCGGCGGCTCGACGACCTCGTCGAGGGTGTCGGGGGCCCGAGTCCGGACGGAGACGACCCCCTCCCGCCGCCGGACGCGGTCAAGGTGGACGTTGAGGGCCACGAGGCGGCGGTCCTCCGGGGCGCGGCGGCGACGATCGAGGCGTATCGCCCGCTGCTCGTCGTCGAGGTTCACGAGGCGGAGCCGGAGGGGAGAGAGGCTGCGACCGCCGAACGCGACGACCCGACCGAACGCGACGGCCCGGTCGGACTCCGAGAGTGGTTGGCGGCGCGCGGCTACGCGGTCGAGGACGCGGGGGACGCGTGGGTCTGCCGACCGGTCGAAGGGGCGGACGCAGAGGACTGA
- a CDS encoding Hsp20/alpha crystallin family protein, whose product MPALRDALRDLPDAVFADLLESDEGYVLVVDLPGATAETTEVLIEDGRIEIEGRREKSVPEGFEYVREDRPLFLDAELPLPSDADGAGADAEVDRGVLEIALPKRERDVSRTIPVDDADDEGAA is encoded by the coding sequence ATGCCAGCTCTACGCGACGCGCTCCGGGACCTCCCGGACGCGGTGTTTGCGGACCTACTCGAATCCGACGAGGGGTACGTCCTCGTCGTCGACCTCCCGGGCGCGACCGCCGAGACCACCGAGGTGCTCATCGAGGACGGGCGCATCGAGATAGAGGGACGCCGCGAGAAGTCGGTTCCCGAGGGGTTCGAGTACGTCCGGGAGGACCGGCCGCTGTTCCTCGACGCGGAACTCCCCCTCCCGAGCGACGCCGACGGCGCGGGCGCGGACGCCGAGGTCGACCGCGGCGTCCTCGAAATCGCGCTCCCGAAGCGGGAGCGCGACGTCTCTCGGACCATCCCCGTCGACGACGCGGACGACGAGGGCGCCGCCTGA
- a CDS encoding alpha/beta fold hydrolase: MERVTHDGRETAYRRFDRGGDGPTVCFVHGSGGTRDVWKSQARLADRFPGVAVDLSGHGDSDDVATPAGPETLDAYADDVVAVAEATDATVICGNSLGGAVALRVALERDLALDGLVLAGTGAKLAVTDPLRDVLASDFDRAVSLLHGSDRLFHDAPAEYVELSKASMRASGREVTERDFLTCHRFDVRERLDEVGVPALGIVGKHDELTPPAYHEYLADRIPDGEWTELPDAAHLAMLERPAAFNGALSGFLNGL; encoded by the coding sequence ATGGAACGGGTCACCCACGACGGCCGCGAGACGGCGTACCGCCGCTTCGACCGCGGCGGCGACGGGCCGACGGTCTGTTTCGTTCACGGCAGCGGCGGCACGAGGGACGTCTGGAAGTCGCAGGCGCGGCTCGCGGACCGGTTCCCGGGCGTCGCCGTCGACCTCTCCGGACACGGGGACAGCGACGACGTCGCGACGCCCGCGGGTCCCGAGACGCTCGACGCGTACGCCGACGACGTCGTCGCGGTCGCCGAGGCGACGGACGCGACCGTGATCTGCGGCAACTCGCTCGGCGGCGCGGTCGCGCTGCGGGTCGCCTTGGAGCGCGACCTCGCGCTTGACGGTCTCGTTCTCGCGGGCACGGGCGCGAAGCTCGCGGTGACCGACCCCCTCCGCGACGTACTCGCGAGCGACTTCGACCGGGCTGTCTCGCTGCTTCACGGGTCAGACCGCCTCTTCCACGACGCGCCCGCCGAGTACGTCGAACTCTCGAAGGCGTCGATGCGGGCGTCCGGGCGCGAGGTCACCGAACGCGACTTCCTGACCTGCCACCGCTTCGACGTCCGAGAGCGCCTCGACGAGGTCGGCGTCCCGGCGCTCGGGATCGTCGGGAAGCACGACGAACTCACCCCGCCGGCGTACCACGAGTACCTCGCCGATCGGATCCCGGACGGGGAGTGGACCGAACTCCCCGACGCCGCCCACCTCGCGATGCTCGAACGGCCGGCCGCGTTCAACGGGGCGCTCTCCGGGTTCCTCAACGGGCTGTAG